In Oryza sativa Japonica Group chromosome 3, ASM3414082v1, one DNA window encodes the following:
- the LOC4333681 gene encoding glucan endo-1,3-beta-glucosidase 7 precursor, with the protein MEAESRKLLLALAVSLCCFVAASRAQSYIGVNYGEVADNLPAPEETAKLLKSTTISKVRLYGVDPGIMRALAGTGISLVVGVANGDIPSLAADPAAASRWLAANVLPFVPASTISVVAVGNEVLESGDASLAAALLPAMQNLRAAAAAAGDGAARIKFSTVNTMAVLAQSDPPSTGAFHPDISPQLTQILGFLSKTTAPFMINPYPYFAYQSDPRPETLAFCLFQPNAGRVDAGSKIKYTNMFDAQVDAVKSALGRAGYGDVEIVVAETGWPTRGDAGEAGATADNARAYVSNLVSHLRSGAGTPLMPGKPVDTYLFALYDEDLKPGPTSERSFGLYHTDLTMAYDAGLTSSSGGAASPSNGGASQQQPRGGGGGWCVASAGATEADLQADLDYACAQVGVDCGAIQAGGACFEPNTVRAHAAYAMNQLYQAAGRHPWNCDFRSSATLTSDNPSYGSCVYTGGQ; encoded by the exons atGGAGGCCGAGTCGAGAAAGCTCCTTTTGGCTCTGGCCGTCTCGCTCTGCTGCTTCGTCGCCGCGTCGA GAGCGCAATCGTACATCGGGGTGAACTACGGCGAGGTGGCGGACAACctgccggcgccggaggagacggcgaAGCTGCTCAAGTCGACGACCATCTCCAAGGTCAGGCTGTACGGCGTTGATCCGGGGATCATGCGCGCGCTCGCCGGCACGGGCATCTCGCTCGTGGTTGGCGTGGCCAACGGCGACATCccctcgctcgccgccgaccccgccgccgcgtcccggTGGCTCGCCGCCAACGTGCTCCCGTTCGTGCCGGCGTCGACCATCTCCGTCGTGGCCGTCGGGAACGAGGTCCTCGAGTCCGGGgacgcctccctcgccgccgcgctcctccccGCCATGCAgaacctccgcgccgccgccgccgcggccggcgacggggcCGCCAGGATCAAGTTCTCCACCGTGAACACCATGGCCGTGCTCGCGCAGTCCGACCCGCCGTCCACCGGCGCCTTCCACCCGGACATCTCGCCGCAGCTGACCCAGATCCTGGGCTTCCTGAGCAAGACCACCGCGCCATTCATGATCAACCCCTACCCCTACTTCGCCTACCAGTCCGACCCGCGGCCGGAGACGCTGGCCTTCTGCCTCTTCCAGCCCAATGCCGGCCGCGTCGACGCCGGGTCCAAGATCAAGTACACCAACATGTTCGACGCGCAGGTGGACGCCGTCAAGTCGGCGCTGGGGCGCGCCGGGTACGGCGACGTGGAGATCGTGGTGGCGGAGACCGGGTGGCCGACCAGGGGCGACGCCGGGGAGGCCGGCGCCACGGCGGACAACGCCAGGGCCTACGTCTCCAACCTCGTCTCCCACCTGCGGTCCGGCGCCGGCACGCCGCTGATGCCGGGCAAGCCCGTGGACACGTACCTGTTCGCGCTCTACGACGAGGACCTCAAGCCCGGCCCGACGTCGGAGCGCTCGTTCGGGCTGTACCACACCGACCTCACCATGGCGTACGACGCCGGCCTGACGTcgtcgtccggcggcgcggcgagcccGAGCAACGGCGGGGCATCGCAGCAGCAgccgaggggcggcggcggcgggtggtgcgtGGCGAGCGCCGGCGCGACGGAGGCGGACCTGCAGGCCGACCTGGACTACGCGTGCGCGCAGGTGGGCGTGGACTGCGGCGCCATCCAGGCCGGTGGCGCGTGCTTCGAGCCCAACACGgtgcgcgcccacgccgcctaCGCCATGAACCAGCTCTACcaggccgccggccgccacccctGGAACTGCGACTTCCGCTCCTCCGCCACGCTCACCTCTGACAACCCCA GCTATGGCTCATGTGTGTACACCGGAGGCCAATGA